A DNA window from Thiobacillus denitrificans ATCC 25259 contains the following coding sequences:
- a CDS encoding HU family DNA-binding protein: MNKSELIDFAAAEADISKAAAGRALDAILAAVTKAVAKGDSVTLVGFGTFKSSKRAARTGRNPQTGNEIKIAATTVPRFTAGAGFKAAVAGKKAAKKK; this comes from the coding sequence ATGAACAAATCTGAATTGATCGACTTCGCTGCCGCCGAGGCTGACATTAGCAAGGCCGCCGCGGGTCGCGCGCTCGACGCCATCCTGGCCGCCGTGACGAAAGCCGTTGCCAAGGGCGACTCGGTGACCCTGGTCGGCTTCGGTACCTTCAAATCCTCCAAGCGCGCAGCGCGCACCGGTCGCAACCCCCAGACCGGCAATGAGATCAAGATCGCCGCGACGACCGTGCCGCGCTTCACCGCAGGCGCCGGCTTCAAGGCCGCGGTTGCCGGCAAGAAGGCGGCCAAGAAGAAGTAA
- a CDS encoding pyridoxamine 5'-phosphate oxidase family protein yields MDDAIKQKILALLDEHRILTLATLRPDGWPQATTVGYGNDGLTLYFLCGLESQKAANLARDDRVSLTIDHDTPNVMEITGLSMAAHAQRIDDRAEAEKALGLLMQKYPEPQEPLPFPKPAPEEVAIFRVTPVVISVLDYTKGFTHADLVMC; encoded by the coding sequence ATGGACGACGCAATCAAGCAGAAAATCCTCGCGCTCCTGGACGAGCACCGGATCCTGACCCTCGCCACGCTAAGGCCCGACGGCTGGCCGCAGGCGACGACCGTGGGCTATGGCAACGACGGGCTCACGCTCTATTTCCTCTGCGGCCTTGAGAGCCAGAAGGCGGCGAACCTGGCCCGCGACGATCGCGTTTCGCTGACGATCGATCACGACACGCCGAACGTGATGGAGATCACGGGGCTATCGATGGCGGCGCATGCGCAACGCATCGACGACCGGGCCGAAGCGGAGAAGGCCTTGGGCCTGCTGATGCAGAAATACCCTGAGCCTCAGGAGCCCTTGCCGTTTCCCAAGCCCGCGCCGGAGGAGGTTGCCATCTTCCGCGTGACGCCGGTGGTGATCTCCGTACTCGACTATACGAAGGGGTTTACGCACGCGGATCTTGTCATGTGCTAG
- the dnaA gene encoding chromosomal replication initiator protein DnaA: MDSFWDLCQERFRANLTQQQFSTWIKPLVFDDGGDEVRILAPNHFVMDWVREKFAEHIDSWAQEFYARPVAISYALGKKPAPARAAPAAPTANPAEPAAPAAPAPAQVGMRINPGFTFDNFVSGRANQLARAAALQIAENPGVAYNPLFVYGGVGLGKTHLLQAIGNTVRQTNPAARISYIHANDYVDDVVKAYLNKQFDDLKRRYMSLDLLLIDDIQFLAKKDRTQEEFFYVFNSLIENKKQIVITCDTFPKEISGLDDRLKSRFAWGLTVAVEPPELEMRVAILLAKARAESVTLDENVAFFIAKQVRSNVRELEGALKRVIAFSRFHEKPITMELVKEALRDLIASTSRMVSIENIQKTVADFYKIKVADMFSKKRTRNLARPRQIAMALAKELTNQSLPEIGESFGGRDHTTVIHACRKVAELRETEADIGRDYLVLLQTLTG, encoded by the coding sequence ATGGATTCCTTCTGGGACCTCTGCCAAGAGCGCTTCCGCGCCAACCTGACCCAGCAGCAATTCAGCACCTGGATCAAGCCGCTCGTCTTCGATGACGGCGGCGACGAGGTGCGGATACTCGCGCCCAACCACTTCGTAATGGACTGGGTGCGCGAAAAATTCGCCGAGCACATCGACAGCTGGGCGCAGGAATTCTACGCACGGCCGGTCGCCATCAGCTACGCCCTCGGCAAGAAGCCGGCACCCGCCCGGGCAGCGCCCGCCGCACCGACGGCGAATCCGGCCGAGCCCGCTGCCCCTGCTGCGCCAGCACCGGCCCAGGTCGGCATGCGCATCAACCCGGGCTTCACCTTCGACAACTTCGTCTCCGGGCGCGCCAACCAGCTCGCGCGGGCCGCTGCGCTGCAGATCGCCGAGAACCCCGGCGTCGCCTACAACCCGCTGTTCGTGTACGGCGGGGTCGGTCTCGGCAAGACCCACCTGCTGCAGGCGATCGGCAATACGGTCCGGCAGACGAATCCGGCCGCGCGCATCAGCTATATCCACGCCAACGATTACGTCGACGACGTCGTCAAGGCCTATCTCAACAAGCAGTTCGACGATCTCAAGCGCCGCTACATGTCGCTCGACCTGTTGCTGATCGACGACATTCAGTTCCTGGCGAAGAAGGACCGCACCCAGGAGGAGTTCTTCTACGTCTTCAATTCGCTGATCGAGAACAAGAAACAGATCGTCATCACCTGCGACACCTTCCCGAAGGAGATCAGCGGGCTCGACGACCGCCTCAAGTCGCGCTTCGCCTGGGGTCTGACCGTCGCGGTCGAACCACCCGAGCTCGAAATGCGCGTCGCGATCCTGCTCGCCAAGGCGCGGGCCGAGTCGGTCACGCTCGACGAGAACGTCGCCTTCTTCATCGCCAAGCAGGTCCGCTCCAACGTGCGCGAACTCGAAGGCGCGCTCAAGCGCGTGATCGCCTTCTCGCGCTTCCACGAAAAGCCGATCACGATGGAACTTGTGAAAGAGGCCTTGCGCGACCTGATCGCGTCGACCTCGCGCATGGTGTCGATCGAGAACATCCAGAAAACGGTCGCCGACTTCTACAAGATCAAGGTCGCCGACATGTTCTCGAAGAAGCGCACCCGCAACCTGGCGCGGCCGCGCCAGATCGCGATGGCGCTCGCCAAGGAATTGACCAACCAGAGCCTGCCCGAAATCGGGGAATCCTTCGGCGGCCGCGACCATACGACCGTGATCCACGCCTGCCGCAAGGTCGCCGAACTGCGCGAGACCGAGGCCGACATCGGACGCGACTATCTCGTGTTGTTACAAACGCTGACAGGCTGA
- the dnaN gene encoding DNA polymerase III subunit beta, with product MLLIQSERNALLSALSAVVGVVERRHTLPILSNLLLEKKAGTLTLLATDLELQVSTRLEAQGGDDFAITIAARKLFDIVRALPDSASVKLDTKDSQVVVSAGKSRFTLQTLPAADFPRVETGAGVGTVVRLPQKTLKRLLQLVQFAMASQDIRYYLNGMLLVLDGQQLRVVATDGHRLSYAETTLDAPTDAQEVIIPRKTVIELSKLLSDSDEPVELRIGSNQVTIMLPGTELVTKVVDGKFPDYQRVIPANQPRHLKANRQTVVQALQRAAILSNEKFRGVRLVMSDNTLGIVCNNNEQEEAADEIEVSYNGDPLDVGFNVTYLLDGLGAVNTDEITLSLGDANSSMLLTSEGEPGFKYVVMPMRI from the coding sequence ATGTTATTAATACAAAGCGAACGCAATGCCTTGTTGAGCGCCCTCTCGGCAGTCGTCGGGGTCGTCGAGAGAAGGCACACCCTGCCGATCCTGTCCAATCTTCTGCTCGAGAAGAAAGCCGGCACGCTGACCCTGCTCGCGACCGACCTCGAGCTCCAGGTCAGCACCCGGCTCGAGGCCCAGGGCGGTGACGACTTCGCGATCACGATCGCGGCGCGCAAGCTCTTCGACATCGTCCGCGCCCTGCCCGATTCGGCGTCGGTCAAGCTCGATACCAAGGACAGCCAGGTCGTCGTCAGCGCGGGCAAGTCGCGCTTCACGCTGCAGACGCTGCCTGCGGCCGACTTCCCGCGCGTCGAGACCGGCGCCGGGGTCGGCACGGTCGTCCGCCTCCCGCAGAAAACCCTGAAGCGCCTGCTCCAGCTCGTGCAGTTCGCGATGGCGAGCCAGGACATCCGCTACTACCTGAACGGCATGCTGCTCGTCCTCGACGGCCAGCAGCTGCGCGTCGTCGCGACCGACGGCCACCGCCTGAGCTACGCCGAGACCACGCTCGACGCGCCCACCGACGCGCAGGAAGTCATCATCCCGCGCAAGACCGTCATCGAATTGTCCAAGCTCCTGAGCGACAGCGACGAGCCGGTCGAACTGCGCATCGGCAGCAACCAGGTGACGATCATGCTGCCCGGAACCGAGCTCGTGACCAAGGTCGTCGACGGCAAATTCCCCGACTACCAGCGCGTCATCCCGGCAAATCAGCCGCGCCACCTCAAGGCCAACCGGCAGACCGTCGTGCAGGCGCTGCAGCGCGCGGCGATCCTGTCGAACGAGAAATTCCGCGGCGTGCGCCTGGTGATGAGCGACAACACGCTCGGCATCGTCTGCAACAACAACGAGCAGGAAGAAGCGGCCGACGAAATCGAGGTCAGCTACAACGGCGATCCGCTCGACGTCGGCTTCAACGTCACCTACCTGCTCGACGGCCTCGGTGCCGTCAACACCGACGAGATCACGCTGTCGCTCGGCGACGCCAACAGCAGCATGCTGCTCACGAGCGAAGGGGAGCCGGGGTTCAAATACGTCGTGATGCCGATGCGCATCTGA
- the gyrB gene encoding DNA topoisomerase (ATP-hydrolyzing) subunit B has protein sequence MSNKPEYAMPADSNGGYDEDSIQQLEGLEAVRKRPGMYIGDTSDGTGLHHMVFEVLDNAIDEALAGWCDDIKVIIHPDNSISISDNGRGIPVGVKFDDKHEPKRSAAEIVMTVLHAGGKFNQNSYKVSGGLHGVGVSCVNGLSKWLKLVVRRDGKKYALTFNQGKVVDRAVEIQNGVEVSPMPVVGDTEGRGTEVHFLADEEIFGKVEFHFDILAKRIRELSFLNNGVKIELLDHRDGKSENFAHSGGVKGFVEYMNRVKSVLHPKIFHAVGEKDGMTVEVAMQWNDSYSETVQCFTNNIPQRDGGTHLTGMRMAMTRVLNKYIEENEVAKKAKVETTGDDMREGLTCVLSVKVPEPKFSSQTKDKLVSSEVQPVVQEVVGQKLAEFLLENPNDAKLLCAKIVDAARAREAARKAREITRRKGVMDGLGLPGKLADCQEKDPALSEIYLVEGDSAGGSAKQGRDRKFQAILPLKGKILNVERARFDKVIGSQEIATLITALGTSIGKDDYNPDKLRYHRIIIMTDADVDGAHIRTLLLTFFYRQMPELVERGHVYIAQPPLYKVKHGRSERYIKDEHALKEHLMAEAMKDAELTPMEGAMPIAGEALETLAREYFLAEAVCDRLARLLPDDVLQALMRIPRLSLADSAAAMMSEASLGAALDADKFEVAAEYLSETDSHRLRITRHSHGNAYVNFLEADLLESGDYDQLVKVGDMLRDLMGPGARARRGEKEAPVQSFREAMDWYLAEVKRGMSIQRYKGLGEMNPEQLWETTMDPKVRRLMKVQIEDAISSDQIFTTLMGDEVEPRRNFIETNALGVRNLDV, from the coding sequence ATGAGCAACAAGCCCGAGTACGCGATGCCCGCCGACAGCAACGGCGGTTACGACGAAGACAGCATCCAGCAGCTGGAAGGCCTGGAAGCCGTGCGCAAGCGCCCCGGCATGTACATCGGCGACACCTCCGACGGCACCGGCCTGCACCACATGGTGTTCGAGGTACTCGACAACGCGATCGACGAGGCGCTGGCCGGCTGGTGCGACGACATCAAGGTCATCATCCACCCCGACAACTCGATTTCGATTTCGGACAACGGCCGCGGCATCCCGGTCGGCGTCAAGTTCGACGACAAGCACGAACCCAAGCGCAGCGCCGCCGAAATCGTCATGACCGTGCTGCACGCCGGCGGCAAATTCAACCAGAACAGCTACAAGGTCTCGGGCGGCCTGCACGGCGTCGGCGTCTCGTGCGTCAACGGCCTGTCGAAATGGCTCAAGCTCGTCGTGCGCCGCGACGGCAAGAAATACGCGCTGACCTTCAACCAGGGCAAGGTCGTCGACCGCGCCGTGGAAATCCAGAACGGCGTCGAGGTCTCGCCGATGCCGGTCGTCGGCGATACCGAAGGCCGCGGCACCGAAGTGCACTTCCTCGCCGACGAGGAAATCTTCGGCAAGGTCGAATTCCACTTCGACATCCTCGCCAAGCGCATCCGCGAGCTGTCCTTCCTCAACAACGGCGTCAAAATCGAACTGCTCGACCACCGCGACGGCAAGAGCGAAAACTTCGCGCACTCGGGCGGTGTCAAGGGCTTCGTCGAATACATGAACCGCGTCAAGTCGGTGCTGCATCCGAAGATCTTCCATGCCGTCGGCGAGAAGGATGGCATGACCGTCGAAGTCGCGATGCAGTGGAACGACAGCTACTCCGAAACCGTGCAGTGCTTCACCAACAACATCCCGCAGCGCGACGGCGGCACCCACCTGACCGGCATGCGCATGGCGATGACGCGGGTGCTGAACAAGTACATCGAGGAAAACGAAGTCGCCAAGAAGGCCAAGGTCGAGACCACCGGCGACGACATGCGCGAAGGCCTGACCTGCGTGCTCTCGGTCAAGGTCCCCGAGCCCAAGTTCTCGAGCCAGACTAAGGACAAGCTCGTCTCGAGCGAAGTCCAGCCCGTGGTGCAGGAAGTCGTCGGCCAGAAGCTCGCCGAATTCCTGCTCGAGAACCCCAACGACGCCAAGCTCCTGTGCGCCAAGATCGTCGACGCCGCGCGGGCCCGCGAGGCCGCGCGCAAGGCGCGCGAGATCACACGCCGCAAGGGCGTGATGGACGGCCTCGGCCTGCCCGGCAAGCTCGCCGACTGCCAGGAAAAAGACCCGGCGCTTTCCGAAATCTATCTCGTCGAGGGCGATTCGGCCGGCGGCTCCGCCAAGCAGGGCCGCGACCGCAAGTTCCAGGCGATCCTGCCGCTCAAGGGCAAGATTCTCAACGTCGAGCGCGCGCGCTTCGACAAGGTTATCGGCAGCCAGGAAATCGCCACGCTGATCACCGCGCTCGGCACGAGCATCGGCAAGGACGACTACAACCCCGACAAGCTCAGATATCACCGCATCATCATCATGACCGACGCCGACGTCGACGGCGCCCACATCCGCACCCTGCTGCTGACCTTCTTCTATCGCCAGATGCCGGAGCTCGTCGAGCGCGGCCACGTCTACATCGCGCAGCCGCCGCTCTACAAGGTCAAGCACGGCCGCTCCGAGCGCTACATCAAGGACGAACACGCGCTCAAAGAGCATTTGATGGCCGAGGCGATGAAGGACGCCGAGCTGACCCCGATGGAAGGCGCGATGCCGATCGCCGGCGAAGCCCTCGAAACGCTCGCGCGCGAATACTTCCTCGCCGAGGCCGTCTGCGACCGGCTGGCCCGCCTGCTGCCCGACGACGTTCTGCAGGCGCTCATGCGCATCCCGCGGCTCTCGCTCGCCGACAGCGCCGCGGCGATGATGAGCGAAGCGAGCCTAGGCGCCGCGCTCGACGCCGACAAGTTCGAAGTCGCCGCCGAATACCTGAGCGAGACCGACAGCCACCGCCTGCGCATCACACGTCACTCGCACGGCAACGCCTACGTCAACTTCCTCGAAGCCGATCTGCTCGAATCGGGCGACTACGACCAGCTCGTCAAGGTCGGCGATATGCTGCGCGACCTCATGGGCCCCGGCGCCCGCGCCAGGCGCGGCGAGAAGGAAGCGCCCGTGCAAAGTTTCCGTGAGGCGATGGACTGGTACCTCGCCGAAGTCAAGCGCGGCATGAGCATCCAGCGCTACAAAGGCTTGGGCGAAATGAACCCCGAGCAGCTGTGGGAAACCACCATGGACCCGAAGGTGCGCCGCCTGATGAAAGTGCAGATCGAGGATGCGATCTCGTCCGACCAGATCTTCACCACACTGATGGGCGACGAGGTCGAGCCGCGGCGGAACTTTATTGAGACGAATGCGTTGGGGGTGAGGAACCTCGACGTTTAA